The Daucus carota subsp. sativus chromosome 2, DH1 v3.0, whole genome shotgun sequence genome includes a window with the following:
- the LOC108205598 gene encoding protein GET4, translated as MSRARRATLPPAQENIDKLDNIVKQGNSYGAQQMYKSITARYVAAERYSDALEIYQAGACVQLEHEQVTCGAELAVLLVETLVKGKFPYGEDTLERIRRIYEKFPRIPVTHNLDMSDDDMQRVHEALGAAKTRVECCSSFLKAAIRWSTEFGAQRNGSPEIHDMLAEYIYSESPEVDMAKVSFHFVRGKDLEKFASTLVNFTGKCYPGEDDMAIARAVLLYLSLGNLGDANDLVDEVQKQMQDKELDYPHSELIEFINYLLETLQRDALPLFNRLRQTYASSLDRDPALNELLDVVAEKFYGVRRRNPMQDMFGDIFKMMGGDVM; from the exons ATGTCGAGAGCTAGGCGAGCAACACTACCTCCCGCACAGGAG AATATTGACAAGCTTGATAATATTGTCAAACAAGGCAATTCTTATGGAGCTCAGCAAATGTACAAATCTATTACTGCAAG ATATGTGGCGGCCGAGAGGTATTCTGATGCGCTGGAAATTTATCAGGCCGGTGCCTGCGTCCAGTTAGAACATGAGCAG GTCACTTGTGGGGCTGAGCTTGCAGTGCTTCTAGTGGAAACCCTTGTGAAAGGGAAATTTCCTTACGGTGAAGATACTCTTG AACGCATCAGAAGAATCTACGAAAAGTTTCCTCGTATTCCTGTAACACATAATTTGGATATGTCTGATGATGACATGCAACGAGTTCATGAAGCTCTTGGGGCAGCAAAAACACGTGTTGAGTGTTGCTCGTCTTTTCTCAAAGCTGCAATTAG GTGGTCCACAGAATTTGGAGCTCAGAGGAATGGATCTCCAGAGATACATGACATGCTTgctgaatatatatattctgaatCCCCTGAGGTG GACATGGCAAaagtttcttttcattttgttcGAGGGAAAGATCTTGAGAAGTTTGCTTCAACTCTTGTAAATTTTACTGGCAAG TGCTACCCTGGTGAAGATGATATGGCAATTGCACGGGCAGTTTTACT GTATTTATCATTAGGTAACCTGGGAGATGCTAATGATCTTGTGGATGAAGTCCAGAAACAAATGCAAGATAAGGAGCTTGACTATCCGCATTCAGAGCTGATTGAGTTTATAAATTACCTCTTAGAAAC GTTGCAGAGAGATGCCTTGCCGCTATTTAATAGATTGAGACAGACTTATGCTTCCAGTTTAGATCGAGATCCTGCACTAAATGAG TTGCTTGATGTTGTTGCAGagaagttctatggagtacgaCGTAGAAACCCAATGCAGGATATGTTCGGAGATATCTTTAAG ATGATGGGAGGTGATGTCATGTGA
- the LOC108209679 gene encoding uncharacterized protein LOC108209679: MVSGNDPVESFFNSVELVKNVFAPFESGLKKAAKDLEKCWPGSKNKGRGDVEFNGEVNVMLDERKKKLRQCVVSADKKKQNFLGLFMERHDVHKKEVVERDGVKKDESCVNCLQLAINWSLLFTGFAQAFPTLFKNGKKRSQKLSNGNQECADSKMNKSKTRVFCGIKEKETKGQFVMKFQDEGTENDGKNMSLECCIGFLFDMLVQNLQKFDLGVQEIECCSCDSTPVAPPENKFDHLKAITGMLEGKRVDFSGLLGNLKFARVGGVPSSIVRVNDEEKEETDGGENNGSQEQSEGTPQRMGLLSIPLSNVERLRTTLSTVSLTELIELIPQMAGRASKDHPDKKKLFSVQDFFRYTEAEGRRFFDELDRDGDGKINLEDLEIAMRKRKLPRRYAQDLMRRTRSHLFSKSFGWKQFLSLMEQKEPTILRAYTSLCLSKSGTLQKSEILASLKNAGLPANEDNAVAMMRFLNADAEEFISYGHFRNFLLLLPSDRLQEDPRNIWFEAATVVAVAPPVELPTGNVLKSALAGGLSSALSTSILYPMDTIKTQVQASTLNFPEVIAKIPQIGVQGLYRGSLPAVLGQFSSHGLRTGIFEASKLVLLKFAPTLPDIQVQSAASFCSTVLGTAVRIPCEVLKQRLQAGIFDNVGEAIVGTWQQDGLKGFFRGTGATLCREVPFYVAGMGLYAESKKAFQQLLGRELEPWETILVGALSGGLAAVATTPFDVMKTRTMTAPQGRPMSMSLVAISILRHEGPIGLFKGAVPRFFWIAPLGAMNFAGYELAKKAMDKSEEQNISNG, translated from the exons ATGGTGTCTGGGAATGATCCGGTGGAGTCCTTTTTTAATTCTGTCGAGTTGGTGAAGAATGTTTTTGCGCCGTTTGAATCGGGTTTGAAAAAAGCAGCTAAGGATTTGGAGAAGTGTTGGCCTGGTAGCAAGAATAAGGGAAGAGGTGATGTTGAGTTTAATGGAGAAGTGAATGTGATGTTGGatgaaaggaagaaaaagtTGAGGCAATGTGTGGTTAGTGCTGATAAGAAGAAGCAGAACTTTTTGGGATTGTTTATGGAAAGACATGATGTGCATAAAAAAGAGGTGGTAGAAAGGGATGGTGTTAAGAAGGATGAGAGTTGTGTAAATTGTTTGCAGCTTGCGATTAATTGGTCtttgttgtttacaggctttgCTCAGGCTTTCCCGACTCTTTTCAAGAATGGTAAGAAGCGATCTCAGAAATTAAGTAATGGAAATCAGGAGTGTGCTGATTCTAAGATGAATAAATCAAAGACAAGGGTTTTTTGTGGAATTAAGGAGAAGGAGACAAAAGGTCAATTTGTGATGAAATTCCAAGATGAGGGTACTGAAAATGATGGAAAGAATATGTCACTTGAGTGTTGCAtcggttttctttttgatatgTTAGTTCAGAACCTTCAGAAGTTTGATCTCGGGGTTCAAGAAATTGAATGTTGCAGTTGTGATTCAACGCCTGTTGCTCCACCTGAAAACAAGTTTGATCATTTGAAAGCGATTACTGGTATGTTGGAGGGTAAACGGGTAGATTTCAGTGGCCTTTTGGGAAATTTGAAGTTTGCTAGAGTTGGAGGTGTTCCTTCAAGTATTGTTAGAGTGAATGATGAAGAAAAGGAAGAGACCGATGGTGGAGAAAACAATGGAAGCCAGGAGCAGAGTGAAGGAACACCACAGAGGATGGGTTTACTGAGTATTCCCTTATCAAATGTTGAGCGTCTGAGAACAACTCTTTCTACAGTGTCATTGACAGAACTAATTGAACTTATACCGCAGATGGCAGGGCGAGCATCCAAAGACCATCCAGACAAGAAGAAACTATTTTCAGTCCAGGACTTCTTCAGATACACCGAGGCCGAAG GAAGGAGGTTCTTTGATGAACTAGATAGGGACGGCGACGGCAAAATCAATTTGGAAGATCTTGAAATTGCAATGAGAAAGAGAAAATTGCCTCGAAGATATGCTCAAGATCTCATGCGTCGTACCCGGAGTCATTTGTTCTCAAAATCATTTGGCTGGAAACAATTTCTGTCCTTGATGGAGCAGAAGGAACCAACAATACTTCGAGCTTATACTAGTCTCTGTTTAAGCAAGTCGGGCACTTTGCAAAAAAGTGAAATTTTAGCATCATTGAAAAATGCTGGACTCCCGGCAAATGAAGACAATGCTGTTGCGATGATGCGGTTTCTGAATGCAGATGCCGAAGAATTTATTTCTTATGGCCATTTCCGGAATTTTTTGCTTCTTCTTCCGTCTGATCGACTCCAAGAAGATCCTCG GAACATCTGGTTCGAAGCTGCtactgttgttgctgttgcacCACCTGTTGAATTGCCTACTGGAAATGTTCTAAAATCTGCTTTGGCGGGAGGACTTTCATCTGCGCTATCGACATCTATATTGTACCCCATGGATACTATAAAG ACTCAGGTACAAGCATCTACACTTAATTTTCCAGAAGTAATTGCAAAAATTCCACAAATTGGAGTCCAGGGATTATACAGAGGCTCCCTCCCAGCAGTTCTTGGTCAGTTTTCAAG TCATGGACTGAGAACTGGAATATTTGAAGCAAGTAAGCTCGTGTTGTTAAAATTTGCCCCTACACTTCCTGACATACAA GTTCAATCTGCAGCATCATTTTGTAGCACTGTCCTGGGGACAGCAGTGAGGATACCATGTGAGGTTCTTAAACAACGATTGCAAGCTGGCATATTTGACAATGTAGGGGAGGCAATAGTTGGTACTTGGCAGCAAGATGGTCTAAAGGGTTTCTTTCGTGGGACTGGTGCTACCCTATGCCGTGAGGTGCCTTTTTATGTTGCTGGAATGGGACTATATGCTGAATCCAAAAAG gctttccaacaacttcTGGGTCGGGAATTAGAACCATGGGAAACTATTTTAGTTGGAGCTCTATCTGGTGGACTTGCTGCAGTCGCTACGACGCCTTTCGATGTGATGAAAACTAGGACGATGACTGCTCCACAAGGGCGTCCAATGTCAATGTCATTGGTTGCCATTTCTATCCTCCGTCATGAAGGACCGATTGGCTTATTCAAAGGAGCTGTGCCTAGATTCTTTTGGATTGCTCCACTAGGCGCTATGAACTTTGCTGGATATGAACTTGCAAAGAAGGCCATGGACAAATCTGAGGAGCAGAACATATCTAATGGGTAA
- the LOC108205896 gene encoding protein IQ-DOMAIN 3, producing MGKKGSWLSAVKKALSPEPKEKKDKKQHKSKKKWFGKNKSIDAGFPQPTETAAAIPDPSPSAEEVKLTEAENEQSKHAYSVALATAVAAEAAVASAQAAAEVVRLTSTARYSGKSNEETAAIKIQTAFRGHLARRALRALRGLVRLKTLIQGQSVKRQATTTLRCMQTLARVQSEIRTRRLRMSEENQALQRQLLQKHEKEVDKLRSPTGEDWNDSAQSKEQVDANLQHRQEAAIRRERALAYAYSHQRMLRNSSKSSNPTFMDPNNPHWGWSWLERWMASRPWESRSAIDRELNSDRASVNSATSHAISVGARRDLNFGNNLLSPAGKKLSRPPSRQSPSTPPSKAPSSSSVGGKMRPPSPRGSNCGTEDDSRSFRSVQSERWRRHSIAGGSSAGDDESLASSPAVPSYMEPTQSAKARYRLPSPLGMEKNRTPDKQSPAATAKKRLSFSSSTVGPRRHSGPPRMDSSSVKDIAMDL from the exons ATGGGGAAGAAAGGGAGTTGGCTTTCTGCAGTGAAGAAGGCTTTAAGTCCTGaacccaaagaaaagaaagataag AAACAGcataaatcaaagaaaaagtgGTTTGGGAAAAATAAGAGTATAGATGCAGGATTCCCACAGCCAACAGAAACTGCAGCAGCAATCCCTGACCCTTCTCCTTCTGCAGAGGAGGTAAAGTTGACAGAAGCAGAGAATGAGCAAAGCAAGCATGCTTATTCTGTTGCCCTAGCCACTGCTGTGGCTGCAGAAGCAGCAGTAGCATCTGCCCAGGCTGCTGCAGAAGTTGTGCGGCTCACGAGCACAGCTCGCTACTCTGGTAAATCTAATGAAGAAACCGCAGCTATTAAAATCCAGACAGCATTTCGTGGACACTTG GCAAGAAGAGCACTGCGGGCTTTAAGAGGGCTAGTAAGGTTGAAAACATTGATTCAAGGGCAATCTGTCAAACGACAAGCTACAACCACCTTAAGATGCATGCAGACTTTAGCTCGTGTGCAGTCCGAGATTCGAACAAGGAGGCTCAGAATGTCAGAGGAGAACCAGGCTCTGCAGAGGCAGCTCCTACAGAAACACGAAAAGGAAGTTGACAAATTGAGATCTCCT ACCGGAGAGGATTGGAATGATAGTGCACAATCTAAGGAGCAAGTAGATGCAAACCTACAGCACAGGCAGGAGGCTGCTATAAGAAGGGAAAGAGCATTAGCTTATGCATACTCCCATCAG CGAATGTTGAGGAACTCTTCAAAATCATCAAATCCAACATTTATGGACCCAAATAATCCTCACTGGGGATGGAGTTGGTTAGAGAGGTGGATGGCATCTCGACCGTGGGAAAGCAGAAGTGCAATTGACAGAGAACTTAACAGCGACCGTGCATCTGTAAACAGTGCAACGAGCCATGCCATTTCTGTTGGAGCTCGTCGTGATCTTAACTTTGGTAACAACCTACTCTCTCCAGCAGGTAAAAAGTTGAGTCGACCTCCAAGTCGCCAATCACCATCCACTCCCCCCTCCAAAGCACCGTCGTCGTCATCAGTTGGTGGGAAAATGAGGCCACCAAGCCCAAGGGGGAGTAATTGTGGTACGGAAGATGATTCAAGGAGCTTCCGTAGTGTTCAATCAGAAAGATGGCGAAGGCATAGTATTGCTGGTGGTTCATCAGCGGGAGACGACGAAAGCCTTGCGAGCTCACCTGCAGTTCCAAGTTACATGGAACCAACACAATCAGCCAAAGCTAGGTATAGACTACCAAGCCCCCTGGGAATGGAAAAGAACAGAACACCAGATAAGCAATCACCAGCAGCTACCGCAAAGAAGCGCCTCTCTTTTTCATCTTCTACAGTTGGTCCCAGGAGACATTCTGGCCCTCCTAGGATGGATTCAAGCTCTGTCAAGGACATCGCTATGGACCTTTAA
- the LOC108206009 gene encoding arogenate dehydratase 2, whose amino-acid sequence MAIYSRASLNSPSQLRSPTPISLTAQSPTSFHRTIRLQRKDPRFSIRVSIEDDNNCVDDNKHSSLAELASRDSRTHPRPLSTSDLSKSIRDRSRLRVAYQGVSGAYSESAAQKAYPDCEAVPCEQFDVAFQAVEQWVVDRAVLPIENSLGGSIHRNYDLLLRHRLHIVGEVKFAVRHCLLANHGVQVEDLKRVLSHPQALAQCELTLTKLGVVREAVDDTAGAAQYVSLHKLKDTGAVASLGAAKIYDMNVLAKDIQDDSDNITRFLILAREPIIPGTDRPFKTSIVFSLEEGPGVLFKALAVFAMRNINLTKIESRPRRWQPLRQAVDSNNGSLKYFDYLFYVDFEASMADPNSQNALKHLKEFATFLRVLGSYPMDTD is encoded by the exons ATGGCTATATACTCTAGAGCTTCACTCAACTCCCCCTCTCAGTTACGCTCACCTACACCAATCTCCCTCACAGCCCAATCACCAACCAGCTTTCATAGAACAATCAGATTGCAGCGCAAAGATCCCAGGTTTTCaattagggtttcaattgaAGATGACAATAACTGTGTAGACGATAACAAGCACTCGTCTTTGGCTGAGCTTGCTTCTCGCGATTCCAGAACTCATCCAA GACCTTTATCAACAAGTGATCTGTCGAAATCAATCAGGGACCGGTCTAGACTTCGAGTTGCATACCAG GGAGTTAGTGGTGCATACAGCGAATCTGCAGCTCAGAAAGCATACCCTGATTGTGAAGCTGTTCCTTGCGAACAGTTTGACGTTGCCTTTCAG GCTGTGGAGCAATGGGTTGTAGACAGGGCTGTTTTGCCTATTGAGAACTCCCTTGGGGGAAGCATCCATCGAAATTATGACCTATTGCTTCGACATAGGTTACACATTGTTGGGGAGGTGAAATTTGCAGTTCGGCATTGCTTGTTAGCCAATCATGGTGTGCAAGTGGAAGATCTTAAAAGGGTTCTCAGCCATCCACAG GCTCTTGCTCAGTGTGAACTTACATTAACAAAGTTGGGTGTGGTTAGAGAAGCCGTTGATGACACAGCTGGTGCTGCACAG TATGTTTCTTTGCATAAACTTAAAGACACGGGTGCAGTTGCTAGTTTGGGTGCAGCAAAGATCTACGACATGAATGTTCTCGCGAAAGATATTCAG GATGATTCAGATAACATTACTCGTTTTCTGATACTGGCAAGAGAACCAATTATCCCAGGCACTGATAGGCCATTTAAG ACAAGCATTGTATTTTCCCTGGAGGAAGGGCCAGGAGTGCTTTTTAAGGCTCTAGCTGTTTTTGCTATGAGAAATATCAATCTTACAAAG ATCGAAAGTCGTCCACGGCGTTGGCAGCCTCTTCGACAAGCTGTTGATAGCAATAATGGGTCATTAAA GTACTTTGATTACCTCTTTTATGTTGATTTTGAAGCTTCGATGGCAGACCCCAATTCCCAAAATGCCCTCAAGCATTTGAAG GAGTTTGCAACTTTCTTGAGGGTGCTGGGAAGTTATCCGATGGACACTGACTAG